CAGGCCGCCCAGCACTTTTTTTAAATCGAGTTCGCTCCGATCGACGGCCTCCGGATGAAAGGTCATCACGCGGCGATTCTTCTTCTTGCGCAGGAATTCGATCACTTCGGGCGGATACTCGGGACCGATTAAAACTTCGGTGAACAGTTCGTCCACCGCACGCGCAAATTCCAAATCCCATGCGCGATTCGAAATGATTATACCGCCGAACGGCGAATCCGGATCGGTCGCGAACGCCTTGTCCCACGCGCCCTTCAGCGTATCGCCGACGCCGACGCCGCACGGCGTGTTGTGCTTCAGGATCGCGACCACCGCGCGCCGCTCGGCCTGAAACTCGAGCATCAAGTTGATTGCCGAGCTGATATCGACGACGTTGTTGAACGACAGTTCCTTGCCGTGCAACTGATGCGCAATCTCGTGAAAACGCCCGTACAGTGCGCCGGTCTGATGCGGATTCTCGCCGTAGCGGAGCGCCTGTTCGCGCGGTAGCGAAAGATTGAACGTCTCGCCGAGCGGAGACGAATCATCCGCGCCGGCATGCGTACCAAGATAGTTCGCGATTGCGGCGTCGTAGGCGGCGACCCGCGCGAACGCCTTGCGCGCCAGCCGCCATCGCGTTTCCGCACTGATCGCGCCGCGATTCGAATCGAGTTCCGTGACGATCGCCGGGTAGTCCGCCGGATCGACGACCACGGTGACGTCGCGATGATTCTTCGCTGCGGATCGCACCAGCGCCGGACCGCCGATATCGATATTCTCGATCGCGTCCTCGAGCGTCACGCCGGCTTTTGCGACCGTCTGCTCAAACGGATAAAAATTCACGACCACCAGATCGATCGGCTCGATGCTGTTCTCGCGCATCTGGCGCTGATGATTTACGTCGTCGCGCCGCGCGAGGATTCCGCCGTGCAGTTTCGGATGCAGCGTCTTTACGCGCCCGTCGAACATCTCGGGCGAGCCGGTGAAATTTTCGACCGCGCGAACTTTTACGCCCGCCGCCTGCAGCGCCGCCATCGTGCCGCCAGTCGAAAGAATCTCGACGCCGTGGCGCTCGAGCGCGCGCGCCAACTTATCGAGGCCGTCCTTGTTCGACACGCCCAACAGTGCGCGCTTGATCGCGCCATCATTACTGTTCATCCGCAACTACTCCCGGCTGATGCGCGGCACCCGCCTG
The window above is part of the Candidatus Binatus sp. genome. Proteins encoded here:
- the purH gene encoding bifunctional phosphoribosylaminoimidazolecarboxamide formyltransferase/IMP cyclohydrolase, with the protein product MNSNDGAIKRALLGVSNKDGLDKLARALERHGVEILSTGGTMAALQAAGVKVRAVENFTGSPEMFDGRVKTLHPKLHGGILARRDDVNHQRQMRENSIEPIDLVVVNFYPFEQTVAKAGVTLEDAIENIDIGGPALVRSAAKNHRDVTVVVDPADYPAIVTELDSNRGAISAETRWRLARKAFARVAAYDAAIANYLGTHAGADDSSPLGETFNLSLPREQALRYGENPHQTGALYGRFHEIAHQLHGKELSFNNVVDISSAINLMLEFQAERRAVVAILKHNTPCGVGVGDTLKGAWDKAFATDPDSPFGGIIISNRAWDLEFARAVDELFTEVLIGPEYPPEVIEFLRKKKNRRVMTFHPEAVDRSELDLKKVLGGLLVQTPDLAIEDPRQGKIVTRRAPTGAELDALTFGIKVCKHIKSNAIAFVGADRTLAVGGGATSRIDPVYAAREKATRLKVSLEGSVLVSEALFPFPDGPTLAAEAGATAIAQPGGAVRDDEVIAAADKYGLAMVFTGVRHFRH